A genomic segment from Paralichthys olivaceus isolate ysfri-2021 chromosome 22, ASM2471397v2, whole genome shotgun sequence encodes:
- the LOC109634895 gene encoding urea transporter 2 isoform X1, whose translation MALVMRMQTKTVGEEASRRRASLSRRVLDILLLCTGDMEHLDENMKERSFVLQLAVWGLRGVARVILANNPLSGALILAALYWASPWQGLLGTLGILASTLTAVIMGQDRTEVSGGLHGCNGMLVSLLMGVFSSAGDWYWWLLLPVCLCSATCVFLYSGLTSLLVHWDLPVAVFPFNIIIILYLLCTGPNNPYFPHHSAVPPGVLEPNGTKVIVVAVISGIPLGVGQIFACDAMGPSLLILGAVVLYSPLLAAHALLGSAVGTLAGLSMAVSHDFLYSGLSGFNGALGCMAVGGLFFTFSWRTHVFAVASAFLSAYADIALGNLLGTVGLPACSWAATLTATLMLLLTGSLAAYSIPIDQVKAPEHNLYSRRRQWIARNTLERDSTVVECENAPTQANLNLTSLYSLGKNNNKPVKGERKPLLIRHEINKSDH comes from the exons TGGCTCTTGTGATGAGGATGCAAACCAAAACAGTGGGAGAGGAGGCCAGCAGGAGACGTGCCAGCCTCAGCCGCCGTGTGTTGGACATTCTGCTGCTGTGCACTGGGGATATGGAGCACTTGGATGAGAACATGAAGG AAAGGTCATTTGTGCTGCAGCTGGCCGTGTGGGGCCTGAGAGGGGTGGCCAGAGTGATTCTAGCCAACAACCCGCTGAGTGGCGCTCTAATCCTGGCTGCACTGTATTGGGCCTCCCCCTGGCAGGGCCTGCTGGGAACTCTGGGTATACTGGCCTCAACACTAACAGCGGTTATCATGGGACAAGACAG aactGAAGTGTCAGGAGGTCTCCATGGCTGCAATGGCATGTTGGTGTCTCTGCTGATGGGAGTGTTTAGCTCGGCTGGAGACTGGTACTGGTGGCTTCTGCTGCCTGTCTGCTTGTGTTCAGCGACCTG tgtgtttctgtacaGCGGTCTCACCTCACTGTTGGTCCACTGGGACTTACCTGTCGCTGTGTTTCCattcaacatcatcatcatcctctacCTCCTTTGTACGGGCCCAAACAATCCCTATTTCCCACACCACTCAGCTGTGCCACCAGGGGTGCTGGAACCAAATGGCACCAAAGTCATTGTAGTTGCG GTGATAAGTGGCATCCCTCTTGGTGTTGGTCAGATCTTTGCCTGTGATGCGATGGGACCCTCCCTTCTCATCCTGGGAGCCGTTGTGCTCTACTCTCCGCTGCTGGCCGCCCATGCTCTGCTGGGATCAGCAGTCGGCACGCTGGCTG gtTTATCCATGGCGGTGAGTCATGATTTTCTGTACTCGGGTCTGTCGGGATTTAATGGAGCTCTGGGCTGCATGGCAGTTGGAGGACTCTTCTTCACCTTCAGCTGGAGGACCCACGTCTTCGCCGTTGCCAGCG CCTTCCTCTCTGCATATGCTGACATCGCTCTGGGAAACCTGCTGGGAACT GTGGGTCTCCCAGCATGCAGTTGGGCAGCTACTCTAACAGCTACATTGATGTTGCTGCTGACTGGCAGTTTAGCAGCATACAGCATCCCAATTGATCAAGTCAAGGCTCCTGAACACAACCTGTACTCTCGCCGGCGCCAGTGGATAGCCAGGAACACCCTAGAAAGAGACAGCACTGTAGTGGAGTGTGAGAACGCACCCACACAAgcaaacctaaacctaacat CATTGTATTCActaggaaaaaacaacaacaagccaGTTAAAGGGGAAAGAAAACCTCTTTTAATTCGGCATGAAATCAACAAGTCAGATCATTAA
- the LOC109634895 gene encoding urea transporter 2 isoform X2, translating to MRMQTKTVGEEASRRRASLSRRVLDILLLCTGDMEHLDENMKERSFVLQLAVWGLRGVARVILANNPLSGALILAALYWASPWQGLLGTLGILASTLTAVIMGQDRTEVSGGLHGCNGMLVSLLMGVFSSAGDWYWWLLLPVCLCSATCVFLYSGLTSLLVHWDLPVAVFPFNIIIILYLLCTGPNNPYFPHHSAVPPGVLEPNGTKVIVVAVISGIPLGVGQIFACDAMGPSLLILGAVVLYSPLLAAHALLGSAVGTLAGLSMAVSHDFLYSGLSGFNGALGCMAVGGLFFTFSWRTHVFAVASAFLSAYADIALGNLLGTVGLPACSWAATLTATLMLLLTGSLAAYSIPIDQVKAPEHNLYSRRRQWIARNTLERDSTVVECENAPTQANLNLTSLYSLGKNNNKPVKGERKPLLIRHEINKSDH from the exons ATGAGGATGCAAACCAAAACAGTGGGAGAGGAGGCCAGCAGGAGACGTGCCAGCCTCAGCCGCCGTGTGTTGGACATTCTGCTGCTGTGCACTGGGGATATGGAGCACTTGGATGAGAACATGAAGG AAAGGTCATTTGTGCTGCAGCTGGCCGTGTGGGGCCTGAGAGGGGTGGCCAGAGTGATTCTAGCCAACAACCCGCTGAGTGGCGCTCTAATCCTGGCTGCACTGTATTGGGCCTCCCCCTGGCAGGGCCTGCTGGGAACTCTGGGTATACTGGCCTCAACACTAACAGCGGTTATCATGGGACAAGACAG aactGAAGTGTCAGGAGGTCTCCATGGCTGCAATGGCATGTTGGTGTCTCTGCTGATGGGAGTGTTTAGCTCGGCTGGAGACTGGTACTGGTGGCTTCTGCTGCCTGTCTGCTTGTGTTCAGCGACCTG tgtgtttctgtacaGCGGTCTCACCTCACTGTTGGTCCACTGGGACTTACCTGTCGCTGTGTTTCCattcaacatcatcatcatcctctacCTCCTTTGTACGGGCCCAAACAATCCCTATTTCCCACACCACTCAGCTGTGCCACCAGGGGTGCTGGAACCAAATGGCACCAAAGTCATTGTAGTTGCG GTGATAAGTGGCATCCCTCTTGGTGTTGGTCAGATCTTTGCCTGTGATGCGATGGGACCCTCCCTTCTCATCCTGGGAGCCGTTGTGCTCTACTCTCCGCTGCTGGCCGCCCATGCTCTGCTGGGATCAGCAGTCGGCACGCTGGCTG gtTTATCCATGGCGGTGAGTCATGATTTTCTGTACTCGGGTCTGTCGGGATTTAATGGAGCTCTGGGCTGCATGGCAGTTGGAGGACTCTTCTTCACCTTCAGCTGGAGGACCCACGTCTTCGCCGTTGCCAGCG CCTTCCTCTCTGCATATGCTGACATCGCTCTGGGAAACCTGCTGGGAACT GTGGGTCTCCCAGCATGCAGTTGGGCAGCTACTCTAACAGCTACATTGATGTTGCTGCTGACTGGCAGTTTAGCAGCATACAGCATCCCAATTGATCAAGTCAAGGCTCCTGAACACAACCTGTACTCTCGCCGGCGCCAGTGGATAGCCAGGAACACCCTAGAAAGAGACAGCACTGTAGTGGAGTGTGAGAACGCACCCACACAAgcaaacctaaacctaacat CATTGTATTCActaggaaaaaacaacaacaagccaGTTAAAGGGGAAAGAAAACCTCTTTTAATTCGGCATGAAATCAACAAGTCAGATCATTAA